The genomic segment ACCAGCTCAGGCGTGACAAAGACGTCATCGGTGCTTTGGCGGTATTCGCGATCGGGGACTCTCAAAAAGCCAAAACCCTTGGGAGAGAGTTCCAGTAGACCGGAGCAGGGCTGGGGCGGGCCAAGCGGCTTCTTTTTCGGGGGCTCGTCGAAGCCTTCCTCGTCCCGGTTTCGGCCGCGGCCAGGGCGGCGTTTGCGCTTGGAGCGCCCTCCTCCGGGGCGAGTCTCGTCCTCAACGGCAGGCGATTCCGGCCCGCTCTCAGGAGAGTCCGCTTGGTGGTCGCTAGGAGGCTCCTCCTCATCGGCCTGCTGCTCACGGTAACGTCGGGAGCGCTTGGGTGGCCGTGGTTGGGGCCGTTCCTCTGTCTCCTGAGCCTCCGCCTGAGGCCCCTCCGTGCGCTCTGGGACCGAGGGCGAAGAGCCCTCCGAAGGATCTCTAGGCAAGGCCGGAGTCTCGTCGGAGGAAACGGAGTGAGAGGCGGGCGGTTTGGTTTCGGCCGACTTCTTTTTTCGGGCCGCTTTTTTCTTGGCCACCGGGGCAGGGGGCTCTTCGACAGCCTGTTCTCCCAGCTCGGAAGGGTCGGCGGTCGGGTTGGCTTCGGGGACGGAATCAGAGGAACTCATGTCAGTAGGAAAGCCGCCAGCGGCTCCGGCGGGTTCGAGCCGGCTGAAGGGAGAGTTTCCCAACCCGAAAAGAAGGGGCAGAAGCGGCCATGGGCGAAAGAAAGGTGGTTCGGTGAAAATTGGAGGTCGCGAGGGACCGAGAGAGGGAGAGTGAGGGAATCCGCCAAAGAAATGGGGATGCCGGTCTGGCTCGGGGAAATCAGGGATCCGGGGTGACCCAGAATCGAAACAGGTCGTGAATCCAACGGGAGACTTCCGATCACAGCTAGGATGCTGTGATGAGAGGTCCATACGCCGCCCCTCCCTTGACGCAAGCTGATTTTCAATCGGATTCGATCTTGAACTCCAAAGATTGGAGGCTAGGTCAAAGGCCGGCCGCCAAACCACTGCGGCCAAAAGCAGGCTGCAAGATCTATGGGCAAACAATACAACAAGACGGAAAAACGGCGCAAGCGGAAGGAATACCTCAAGCGCAAGAAGGAGCGCGACGAAGCAGCGGTAGCAGCCAAACGAGGCAAGAAAGCCGCACCTAAAAAGAAAGCCGCCCCCGCCAAGGAAGCCACGCCTGCTCCCAAAAAGAAAGCCGCTAAGAAGAAGGCGGCCAAAAAGAAGTCCGCCAAGAAAAAGGCCGCTCCTAAGAAAACGCCCCCGTCCCAGGAATCCTGATTGGCACCGCGGGGTTTCTGCGCGGACACTTTCGCCAATATGTCCCAGGAGCGCTGCTTGATCGTGGACGGCCACAGCATCATCCATGCGTGGCCCGATTTGCGGGCGCTTCACCAAGGACCGGAAAGACGGCGAGCGCGTCAGGAGTTGGTTCGGGTCTTAGAAGTCTATGCCGATGCGGTCGGGCAGCATGTGGTGGTGGTTTTCGATGGGACGCAAGCCAAGACCCAGGCAGATGAGCAGGCCGATCGGATTCAGGTGTTTTACTCCGCGGCCCATCGAACGGCCGATGATGTCATCGAACGCCTCGTCGGCAAGTATGCCGCGGAAATGGAAATCAGCGTGGCCTCAGACGATGGCATGGTCCGCCAGACGGTGAGCGCTTTGGACGCCTTCTGGTTGTCTTCAGGTGGCTTGCAGACCGAGATCGATCGGGCCGAGCGGGTTCTGAGAGATCGCCTCGATCGACTTCGGAGATCGTGAAGCCCTGGAGGCAAGAATGGGGAGTCGGATGAACTTGGACGAGACAGTTAGGAAGCGATTGGAGGCAGCGGAGCTGGCCGTTTTGGCGCCCTTTGCCCAGAAGACGGGGGAGACAGCCGGTCGCCTTCATCCGGAACCGCCTCACCCTCATCGGACGGCCTTCCAACGGGATCGAGCCCGCGTCATTCATTCCCGGAGTTTTCGCAGGCTGGAATACAAGACCCAGGTCTTTCTCAATGGGACAGGCGACCATCTCCGCAATCGCTTGACGCACACCATCGAAGTGGCCTCGGTCAGTCGGAGCCTGGCCAGCACGCTGGGGGTGAATGAGAACTTGGCCGAAGTCATTGCCTTGGCCCACGATCTCGGTCATGCGCCCTTCGGGCACGCTGGGGAAGAAGAGCTGGACCGCTTGATGGAAGGCCAGGGCGGCTTTGAGCACAATCTCCAGAGTCTCCGCATTGTGGAAAAAATCGAGGCCGTCTACCCGAACTTCGATGGTCTCAATTTGAGCTACGAAGTTCTCGAGGGCTTGCGCAAGCATGAGGCCTCCTACGAGCGGCTTCATCCGGAAACAGGCCAACGAGAGGCCTTCCAGCAAACTTCGCTCGAAGGGCAAATCGCGAACCGAGCGGACGAAATCACCTACTACAGCCACGACCTGGACGATGGGATCGCCCACGGCTTTCTCCTCCCCGAGCAGCTGGAAGAGCTCGAGATTTGGAGAAAGTGCGCCCGGTTTGTGCAAAAGCATTTTCCCCATTTGGAGGGCCGACGATTCCAACGCTATGTGGTCCGCAGTTTGATCGATTACGAGGTGGCGGAAGTGTTGCACGAGTCCTCTCGGCGCATCCAGGAAGCCGGGGTGGAAACCTCCGATGAGGTCCGTCGATTTCCCAAGCCCTTGATCGCTTACAGCCAGGAGCAGACGGAAATGAACCGTGAGCTGCGGCGGTTTCTCTTCCAATACTTTTACTACCACCCGGAAGTCCAAGGAGCCAACGATCGGGGGTGCGATATGCTCCGCCGGGTCTTCCAGTTTTATTTGCACCATCCCGAGCGCCTGGGGGAGACGACTCGACGGCGGTTGGAGGAGCAGGGTCTGGAACGAACCGTTTGCGACTACGTCTCGGGGATGACGGATCGCTATCTCATGCAGCGTTACAACGAAATCGACCTTTGAGCGCCCTCAGGCCTGCGAGTTCTCCAAAAGAGCGCTCAACATGTGGCGAAGGTGCCCCAAACGCCTCCCCAGACGGGGCTCTCCTAAAAGGACTTGGAGGTCCTC from the Verrucomicrobiota bacterium genome contains:
- a CDS encoding NYN domain-containing protein — its product is MSQERCLIVDGHSIIHAWPDLRALHQGPERRRARQELVRVLEVYADAVGQHVVVVFDGTQAKTQADEQADRIQVFYSAAHRTADDVIERLVGKYAAEMEISVASDDGMVRQTVSALDAFWLSSGGLQTEIDRAERVLRDRLDRLRRS
- a CDS encoding deoxyguanosinetriphosphate triphosphohydrolase; translated protein: MNLDETVRKRLEAAELAVLAPFAQKTGETAGRLHPEPPHPHRTAFQRDRARVIHSRSFRRLEYKTQVFLNGTGDHLRNRLTHTIEVASVSRSLASTLGVNENLAEVIALAHDLGHAPFGHAGEEELDRLMEGQGGFEHNLQSLRIVEKIEAVYPNFDGLNLSYEVLEGLRKHEASYERLHPETGQREAFQQTSLEGQIANRADEITYYSHDLDDGIAHGFLLPEQLEELEIWRKCARFVQKHFPHLEGRRFQRYVVRSLIDYEVAEVLHESSRRIQEAGVETSDEVRRFPKPLIAYSQEQTEMNRELRRFLFQYFYYHPEVQGANDRGCDMLRRVFQFYLHHPERLGETTRRRLEEQGLERTVCDYVSGMTDRYLMQRYNEIDL